The sequence ATGGCTCAAAGAGGGGCTGGAAGCATACATGAAGGAAAGAGGCCTCAAGGGCACCCCTGAAGCCATGCCGATTCCGGCCATCCACATGCTTGCGCCAAGCTTCGAAAAGCTGAAGAAATTCATAGCAGAAGGCCTCGCCTCCGACTGCCCCGTAGGTTTCCTGAACCTCCACAGCGGCGGCGAACCGATTCCCTACCACTGGCACTGGATGCCCCTCGTGAAGATCGAAGAAAGAGACGGCAAGACCCTCTGCACCCTCTGGGATGAAGGCGTCCCGTACATCTTCAACCTCGAGAAATGGCTCGCCAACACCAAATTCGGCGGCGGCTTCGTCAGAGTCATGGGGACCGAGAGGGAATTGAAGTAAGAGAATAAGGTTATAGGTTACGCAAAAAAGGCCTGTCGAAGGCCTTTTTTGCGTTGTCAGACTACGCTGACGAAACCGGACTGGTGCGGATTTGTTAATACAGACAAATAAATATCATAAAAAATCTAATCGTACTTTAATCTTAATCATGCAGCCATTGGAGCTGCGTTGAATACTTCCATTGGAGCTAAAAGATGTAATTTGCGCTGAATGCGTTTGTTGTTGTAGAAGTAGATGTAGCCGTTGATCATGCTTACCACTGCTTTACGGCTGGTGAATTTACGTGTGTAGTAACGTTCGCGCTTCAGCATTCCCCAGAACCCTTCCATCAGACCGTTGTCTGCACAGCAGCCTACACGGGACATGCTGTGAACCAGTCCTGCTTTTTCAACAATCTTATGGAATCCGTTGCTTGTATACTGGAATCCGCGGTCGGTATGAATCATTGGATGTTCTCCAGGATTCTCTTTAAGTGCCTTTTCCATTGTCTCAAAAGCCAGTGCAGTATTGTTCCTGTCGCCGATGACATAAGAGACAATCCGGCGATCATGGCCGTCAATAATCGCGCTTAAATATAACTTGTGCAAAACTCCATCAGCAGTTGTGTACTTGAATTCAGTGACATCCGTCATCCATCTTGCATTGGACACGCCGGCATCAAAGTCACGGTTCAGCAGGTTTTCAAAAATGTACTTTGGATCCTTTGCGTTACGAGTGCAACCATCGGTCTTGTACTTGATCACGGACTTAATATTAAGTATCCGCATGATACGAAGAACCAGACTGTCGCTTACATTTATATTGATGTTGTCATCCTTCTTGATCCAATCGTTAATCCGGCGGTATCCCATATCCGGATATTCCTGATGGGTTTTCATGACCTCCTGTGCGACCTTTTCTCTCAGCAGTTCACGGCCGCTCTTAATATGATTCAGCCATCCGTAATAAGCTGCCCGGGAGACCTTTGAGAGTCGGCAGAGACTTTCTATGGAGATGTTGGTTTCTTCATGGACTTCTTTTATGGCTTTAAAATCTCTGAGAAGGTGAGTAAGGCTGAATCCTTCGAGGAACGCAACCTTTCCTCTATCTCCATCTTTTTTTTTAGCAGGGCAATCTCTGCTATAAGATCCTTCTGTTCTTCAAGAAGTCTGGCATTCTCCTGACGCAGCTGTTCTTCTTCGGTCCGGGGCGTTTGGAGCCTGATCGGCTTTCCTCTGTAATCCTCAAGACCAACTTCGCCCATTTCCTTGAACTTTTTTACCCATGTGTAGAGCGTTTGGTAGGACATGTTGTACTTCTTGGCTATCTTGTTATAATCGCATCCACTGGCGATGCACTCCTGAACGATTCTGACTCGCTCTTCCTTGACCGATTGCTGGCGTTTGCCCATAAGATCTCCTCCTTCAGAAACGAGGTCTGTCAACTTATGCTCATTATACGCCTCAATCCATGTTTTAAGGGAGAGTGTGCCGGAAATTCTGTATTTGGCACAGACGGAAAGCATGGAAACACCGCCTTTAAGATATTCCTTTACGGCCTGGATCTTCATCTGATTGGAGTAGTAAGACAAATGCTGCCTGGGCCGCAATCCCTTAAAGCCCTCCTCTTTATACCGGAGGACCCATTTCCTGAATGTTATGCGGCTCATATGAAGATTTTCAGCTGCCTGGGTAATCGTAACACCCTGATAGAGATATGAAGCAATCTGGTCTAACATTTCCTCCGGGGACGCTTTGGTTTTACATGGCATAAGAATGACCTCCTAATATATTTATGATATTATTCTGTCTTTCTTGTTGAATCATACCAAGCCTTTTCTTCGTCGTCTTTGCGATCGTCATCGTCGTGACAAGACCTTTTGTCGGCTACCTCTTCGATTACCACGGACCGGACTATACCGTGTATCCGGGCTTTGGCCTCTTCGCTTTGGGATTCATCCTCTTCAGCCAGGCACACAGCCCCTTCACCCTCCTTTTCTCCGGCGCTATTTTGGGAGTAGGCTTCGGCGCACTCGCCCCTGCCTTCCAGACACTGGCCGTGCAGAGCGCCCCGGCCGCCCGCGCAGGCGTTGCCACATCCACCTACTTCTGGTCCCTTGATATCAGCGTAGGACTTGCCGCAGCCATCCTAGGCGCCGTCGCAGGTTCCGAAGGTTATCCCTTCATGTATGGCGTCGTCTGCTTAGCCTCTGCTCTGGCAGGCCTTGCCTATTACTTCTTCTGGAGAAAGACCTCCGGAAAAAGAGTCATGAAACGCGCAGCCGCAGAAGCTTGAAATAATAGAATGCAATAAGAAAAAGGAATGTTACAAAATCCACTAAAACACTGCTTTTCCTTTTTTCGAACGAAGTTCGGTTTAAGGGTGTTTGAGCTTGTCCCGTAGGGGAAGCTGGCGACGGAGTCGACTGAGACATTATTTCCTTCGAGCGCAGCGAGGTTTTGAAGTTTTCAGATAAAACAAATATATAAATGTATTGGGTAATCTTCTAATTGAATATATCAACACAAAAGGAGCTGTAGCAAAATGATTGCACATTTTGTCACAGCTCCTTTTGTGTTGCATTTATTTCCCTTCAAAGCCGTCCTTCAAAAGGGTGAGGCCTTTGATGAGTGTTGCTCTCGGGTAGGTGGGATTGAAGCGGAGGAAACCGTTTCCTTATTCCCCAAGATAGATTTTGATCAGTATTGAGGAGTGTGGAATTCTTAAGTAAACTTATCAAATTATTTTCTAAGGTTTTGCATAACGTATATTGGTAATCGTCGATGAATGCGCTGTATCATGAAAAGAAAGCATGAATACTTAAATATTTGGCAATACATAGATCAACTGCGTTTTTGCCTCTAACGGGAGGGAGCCTAATGAGAAAATACTGCCGGATACTAACTGTTTTGGGAGTCTGTGCAGGGCTCTCTTTTTCTCAGGTAAACGCAGCGGATGGAATTCAGGGCGCAAAAGAGCATCAGGTGATGAAAGAACGCGCGCTTCAGATGAAGGCGAAAGAAGAGGAACCCTCAGTCCGTCTGGAAGGCGGGATGACGGACAGAAAGCGTCCCCTGCTTCCTGATGAGGAGGAAGGGTTTCTCATCCGTCATATCGTCGTGAAATCAGGAAGCCCGGTGCGGAAACGAACGCAGCCATCCTGTCTGGTAAAGATACAGTCCTCAGAGGATCTTCCATGACAGGAGACAGAGTCGTCGTAAAGAGCGGAAGAGACCTCTCCCTGTCAAGCCTGTCAGATACAGAAACATATAAGAATGACAGAAAAGGAGGAAGCCTTTCCCTTGCCTTTGATGGCAGAGGGCCCTCAGGAATTGCCGGCGAAGCAGATAAAGGAAAGACAAGAAGCGTCTATGAGTCCGTTTCTACGCAAAGCGGCATCTACGGCGGAAAAGAAGGAGTCCTCGTGAGCGCAGGAGAAACTCTATCCATGAAAGGGGCTGTCATCGGAAGCCTTGCCAGGGCAGAGAAGAATCTGGTAAGTGCCGGGGAACTGGATATAGAAGATATCAGGAACCATGCGGAATATACATCGGAAAATAAAGGGGTTGGCTACAGCGCAAACCGGGAGTATGATGAAGCTAAAGGAAGAGAAAAAGCATACGGCTGGAACGGCCTTTCCAAAGAAGATGCAAACCTTTTGAATGAGAACTACAACAAAGAAGGCATCATCCCCAAACTCTATACAGGGGCCAAAGGAAAAGCATCCAGCGTTACCAGATCCGCCATTACCGAAGGCACGCTCTCCATTGCAGATCCGAAGACAGATAGGGAGAGAATCAACCGGAATACAGAGAACTCCCTGAATAAACTGGGAAGGATCTTTGACAAGACGAAAGTCGAAGAAAGACAGGAACTGGCCCGTCTCTTTGCCAAGAACGTCAACGAAGCCATCCATAAACTCAGCGAAAAAGAAGGGTGGAAGGAAGGCGGAGCAGAGAAAATCGCCCTCCACAGCGTATTTGCAGGAATCGAAGGAGAACTGTCCGGAGGAGGATTCCTCTCAGGAGCAGCAGGAGGCGTCAATGAAGCCCTTGTCGGAAAGCTGACACGCGCGCTCGGAAGAAACAATCCTGACCTCGTCCAGGCAGCCAGCGCAGTACTGGGATACGCCACAAACAAACTGGCCGGCCAGGAAGGCATGGCCGGAGCCGCTTTAGCTCAATATGGAACGAAGTGGAATAATTATGGACCAAGGCCCTGGCAAGATGGGGCTTATATTGTAGATATGTATGGCAATCTTTGGATTGTAAATGACGGTGAGGATCAGTTTGTGGATCCGGATGAACAAATGCCCGGTGGTGCAATCTTTTGGATGCAAAATCCAGAACCTGGGGAACAATCTTTTGGTTGGGATTATAAATATCATGATGATGGTACTGCTGATTATATTCCAGGAGATGTTAGAACTTATGGTTATAATGGGCGAACTGTCGGAGAATCTGAAGTAATTGATTTTTCACAAGGAATTGTATCTGAAGGCTTCGTTTATAAAGTAAACCAAGTCTTAGGGAAAAATCTACCTTTAAGTCAGGCAGGCTCTTTTATATATTCTACCGTTAAAGATGGATACATTGGGAATTATAGTATGAAAAGAATGCAGGAAAGAGCTTTGTTTGGCGTGGCTGCTTCTTTTGGAGTTAGTGAAGCAGTAGGTATTACTCTGGGACAAGGGCCTTTGACGCCAGGAATTATTATTTTTGACACGGCTCTTGCCGGAGGCGCAGGAGCGTTATTAGATAATTTAAAAGATAGAATTCTTCCGGAGGAGAGTAAACAGCAAATTGATACTGAGGACAGAGAAAGCTTTAATAAAATCTTAGAAGGACCTGATTGAGCTTTTTGATAGTCTAGTAAAAATTAATATATATTTATATTATCTTTTTTATATTATCTTTCAAATAATTTATTAAAGAACTTGTTGGAAGAATCTTTCATCTGTAATGAAACGAGATTTCCTTATCATGGAAGGGGATTATTATGTCACAAATGACTATGTTGGATGACATTCTTTTTACCCTATACAAGGATGGCAGTGCTTGGATTAGCAGAGTTACGCATCAGTTCGCTTATGGACCGGCAGCCTGGGATTTATTTAAAGTATCTATTCTCGTCGTCGGCGCAATTTATTTATACAAAACATGGAAATATCCACCAAAGTATTTGAAACTAGGAATCAAACCTATGCCGGCTTACATTAAAGTTGGGTTCCCTCTTTGTTTTTTGGCATATGGGAGTTTAGTCTTGATTGACAGCTCCATCTATTGGCTCAGGTATATAGCTGTTTTACTGCATTCCATTAGAAGTTTCACATTTACATATTTGATAATGTCTACATTTTTGAGTTGTAGAAGTTTTCTCGTCAAAATTAAAACAGACAAATACGAAATCCATAAATATGATGCGGCTTTAGTGGTATATGCACTTCTTTGTGCTGCAATGATTTATTGTAATCCATTTTAGGTGTAAATAATAACGAATCATGTTATAGCTTCAGTCTGTTTGAATACTGACAGGAGTGTAATCTTATGGAAGCATCCATTAACACTTCAGGTACAGTTTATATTTTCTGGACAGCAAGGATTGCAGAATTTATGCTTGCTGCTTTGAGTGCCGTGCTTTTGTCAAAATTGGTTCCAATCAGGGAGAAGGCCCAAAATGGATTAATTGCGGTTATCGCTTCTCTTGCTGTGTTCAGTCTTGAAATACCAGAGATTTATTCAGGGTTATTTCATCTGCCTGTCCCTGCCAATTTTTATTCTTATTTATTGGTGTACCTGGGGATAGATTACATTTCCCTGACAATCTTATTCTGGATGCTGTACTCAATGTATAAGTCTAAGAAAATAAAAGATATAACAGAAATGCTGCTGCTCGGTGCCCTGTTTTTCAAGTAAAATAATGCATTTACTATATTAGCGTACGGCATACTGTTGGTTTTGTATTTCTTTCAAATGCTTAAAGATGTAAAAGACTGATGAATTATCCAGTTAATACGTCCTTTGTGTATGAGGAAGCCGGTGAGTGTGAAGTGCTTTTGCCGGATTAGCTCTTAAAGACAAAAAAGGCTGTGACGAAATGATTGCACATTTCATCACAGCCTTTTTCTATTGAAATTTTTATTTTCTGGATTTATTTCCCTTCAAAGCCTTCCTTCAAAAGGGTGAGGCCTTTGATGAGTGTTTCTCTCGGGCAGGCGGGATTGAAGCGGAGGAAGCCGTTTCCTTCCGGTCCGAAGATGTAGCCCATGTCGAGCCAGAGGTGGCAGTCGTGGGTGACTTTGTGCTCGAGGTCTTTGTCGGAAAGGCCGTAAGCGGAAGCGTCGATCCAGAGGAGGTAGGTGCCTTCCGGTTCGATGAGTTTCATCTTCGGGAGGTTTTCCTTGAGGTAATCCCTGAGGAAGTCGACATTCAGGCGGATGTATTCCTTGACGGTATCGAGCCATTCGCGGCCATAGCGGTAAGCAGCTTCGCAGGCGACAAGGCCCATCGTGTTCAGCTGGTCGTAGCCGAAGGAATCGAGGGCATCCTGAAAGGCTTTCCGGATTTCCGGATTCGGGATCAGGATATTGGATGTCTGTAGGCCTGCGATGTTGAATGTCTTGGAGGGGGCTGTGCAGATGATGGCATTCTGGGCAGCTTCCTTGCTGATGGTGGCAAATGTCGTGTGGGTGAACCCGGGATAGGTGAAGTCTTCGTGGATTTCATCAGCGACGATCTTGACGCCGTTTCTGATGCAGATATCAGCGTAGCGGGACAGTTCTTCTTTCGTCCACACGCGGCCGACCGGGTTGTGCGGGGAGCAGAGGAGGGCAAGTTTCACGTTTTCTGCTTTGATCTTTGCTTCGAGGTCGTCGAAGTCAAGTTCATAATGATCGTTCTTGCGGATGAGCGGGCTGTTCACCAGTTTCCTTCCGTTCTTCCTGATGGCTTCGAGGAAGGGGTAGTAGACAGGGCGGTTGATGAGGATGCCGTCGCCTTCCTTTGTCAGTGCTTTGACGGCAAGGTTGATGGCAGGAACGACGCCCGGGGTCTTAATGAGCCATTCGGGCTCGATAACCCAGCCGTAATTTTCCTTCTGCCAGTTCTTCAGCGCTTCGAAGTAGGATTCGCCGGATTCCGAGTAGCCGAAGATGCCATGGTCGACACGTTTTCTGAGAGCGTCAAGGATCGGCTCAGCCACTTTGAAGTCCATGTCAGCAATCCAGAAGGGAAGGACATCAGCGGGCTGGCCGCGCTGGACAGCGAAATCATATTTCAGGCAGCCGGTTCCGCGGCGGTCGATGACGGTATCAAGATCAGATAATTTCATGGTAAGCCTCCTTGTAAAATAATAGTGATATTAACCGATGGCCTGGGAAAGGTCAGCGATGAGATCGCCAGCGTCTTCGATGCCGACGGACAGGCGGAGCAGGCATTCTGTGATGCCGCGGGACTGTCTTTCTTCTTCGGTGAGGTCGCTGTGCGTCTGGGTGGCAGGATAAGTGATGAGGCTTTCCACGCCACCAAGGCTTTCAGCAAAGCGGATGAGCTTGACGTTCTTCAGGATCTCCAGTGCCGTTTCATGGGTGTCGGTGTAGAAGGAAAGCATAGCGCCTGCGCCTCTGGACTGCTTGTCATGGATGTCCTTGTTTTCGAAACCGGGAAGTCCCGGGTAGAGGACTTTGGTGATCTTTTTCTGGGAAGAGAGCCATTCAGCGAGAATCTGCGAGTTCTTCTGGGCTGCTTCCATGCGAAGCGCCAGTGTCTTGATGCCGCGGGTGACGAGCCAGCTGTCCCACGGGGCGAGGCAGCCGCCGACGGTCTTGTAGAGGAAGCGGAGCTTTTCAGCGATTTCCTTGTCCTTGCATGCAACGAAGCCTGCCAGGGTATCGTTGTGGCCGGCAAGGTACTTCGTGCCGCTGTGGAGGATGATGTCTGCGCCAAGGTCGGCCGGGTTGCAGAAGTACGGGCTCATGAATGTATTGTCTGCGATGAGGAGAGCGCCGTGGGCATGAGCGATGTCAGCGATGGCTTTGATATCGGTGATCTGCATCATCGGGTTGGTCGGTGTTTCGATATAGACAGCCTTGACCGTTTCATCGAAGGCTTTTTCCACATCATCCAGATGGGATGTATTGACATAGCGGAAGTTCAGGCCGTTCTTTTCATTGACGAAGCGGAAAAGGCGGATGGAACCGCCGTAGAGGTCGTCACTGGAAATGATCGTATCGCCCGGCTTGAAAAGTTCCATGACCATGGAAATGGCAGCCATGCCGGACGAATAGCTGGTACAGTCGCAGCAGTGCTCAAGAGCGGCTACGAGCTTTTCCGTGCTTTCGCGGGTCGGGTTCTGCACGCGCGTGTAATCATAGCCGGTCGACTGGCCAAGCTCCGGATGGCCGAAAGTGGCGCTCTGGAAAATCGGAACGGAAATGCAGCCGGTCGGATCTTTCCAGTCGCCGCCATGAATGCAGATAGTCTTGATGTCCATAATGAAATCCTCCTTATATAATGCCGTGAAATGGGGCAGATTTGGCAAACAAAAAACCGCCCCTCTTACGAGAGACGGTGCTTAGCCGTGTTACCACTCTGTTTCTCCCTGCCGTCACCGGCAAAGACTCTGCGGGTACGCCGGACAATGCCATAAATACCCTGCTGCTGTATCGGGCAGTCCCGGCCGGCTTCATGATTCAGCCAAGCAGGCTCAAAGTCCATCTTCAGAAATCGTTCCCGGTCTGCTTCTCACCCTCCGCAGCTCTCTTTGCCATTCCGGATTTCCTACTCTTCTTCTCATTGCCTTTATAAAACTGACCTCATGATAGCATGGGAAAATGGTGATGTCAATGAGTGAAATGGCAAGAATTCAGCGGACGGTGGAGGACCTTTTGTCCGCAAATCTCTTCACGATGAACTGATGGAAGCGGAGCGCTGCTGGAGACAGGGGTCGCGTCATGTTCCATGCGATGCCGATTTCTCTCTTGCAGGAGGGGAAGGAGACGTGGATCTGGCGGATGCCGATCGCATTGCTTCCTGGAATCTTCGGGAGGAGGGAAACGCCCAGATTGGAAGCGACAAGGCTTGCAATTGTGTTCGTGTCGTCGCCTTCGAAAATGACCTTCGGATGGACATTGGCGAGCGCGCAGACGCGATTGGTGAGGATTCTGAGGCTATAGCTCGGCTTCATTGTAACGAAGGGCTCGTTTTCAATATCCTTCAGCGCAGTCTGCTCCCAGTCGGCCAGGCGGTGATGGAGAGGGACAGTAATGTAAATTTCCTCGGAATAGAGGTAGGACCAGGCGATATGCTTCATCGTGATCATCGTGGATCCCAGGCACAGGTCGCTCGTCCCGTCGATGAGTCCCTGCGCGAGCAGCGTGGAATCGTTCTGCTGCAGGTTGAACCTGGTCGAAGGATTCTGCACCTTGAATTCGGAAAGAAGGACAGGAAGCATGTAGGTGCCAAGGGAATGGATGAAGGAAAGATTGATGATGCCGCCCTGCGGATCGTTTTCATGATCGAGTAGCTCCCGCCTGCCTTCCTCGATTTCAGAAAGAGCGCGCTCTACGTGGATGAGGAAACGCTGCCCATCCGGAGTGAGGGAGATTTCATGGCCCGTGCGGTCGAAGAGGGGATGGCCGAGCTCGTTTTCCAGTTTCGTGATGGAGCGCGACAGGGCAGACTGCGAGATGGAAATGGAAGCCGCCGCTTTCGTGAAGTGGCGGATATGCGCAAGCGCGCGGAAATATTCCAGTTGGCTGAGATCCATGGGGGACTCCTTTATAAAATACGGGATTCATTCTTTATATAAGCCGGACTCATAATCGTTAGTTCAATTATACCTTTAGGAAGAGGGGCGTTTCAATAAAAAGAGGCAATATTTATGAAAGATAGGAAGGATTCCAATGCACGGCATGCATGATAAACAAATAATATAGAAAATTAACAATGTAATAATACGGTAAAATCGCGATTTTTGGATGAATTCGGGGATTTCTCGTTTTCTTTATGCATGGCAGGAATAGAAATAATCCTTGACCGGTATTAGACGAAACGGGGTGTCATGGATAGAATGGTACTTAACCAACCGGAACGCGGTTCTTAGGGACATCCGGAGGCAAAGCTGCACTGGCTTTTCTTATACCTGCCAATGAATATTCATTGAAGAAATGTCAGGAGACAGCGCCCCGTGGAAACATGGGAGAAAGCAGCCCCGTAAGCTGCGAAATTTTATATGGGCTTTTGCGCCGTTGATCCCCTCCTTTCATCTTCCTATGGGGATCTATTTTTTTGCCCGCGAAAGCGGGATTTTTTATTTGGTTCTCCCTGTTTGTGCTTTCCTTTTATCTGTATAATGAGAAGAAAAGAAGGATGGGAGGGACCTAAGGAATGAAAATAAAAACATATGAGGCTGATGTAGTTGTCCTCAATGAAGAGAAAGGCTTTGCTGCGCTGAAAAAGGCGGCTGAAAGCGGCAGGAAGCTCTGGGATACTGAGAAGATCAGGGTCGTGATCGACAAGAAGGTGCCGCCGAATTCACCGGAGGAATCAAAAAGGCAGCAGGAGGTGCTTGCGCTTGCAAGGAAGCTTTCCATTCCTCATGCGTACGGGAAGGGAATGGCTTTCCACCTGCTGGCCGAAGAGTTCCTCTCCGAGGACTTTATTGCCGTATCCGGAGATCCTGACGTCTATGTGATGGGCGCCTTTGGCGGGAAGGGGTACTGCCTTGATGAGGAAGGCCGTGAAGAAGTGCTTCTTACGGGATCCTTCTCCATCCAGGAAGGCGGCGTATTCAATGTTTTTCTGAGTACAAAGGAAACGAGGTATGACCGGTTTTTCAGGGAAGGATACCGCCCCTGCAATTACGATAAGGCCTATGCGCTTTCCAAAAAGATTCCCCAAGGGATGCCCGTGTGTATTTCAGGAGAGCTTCAAGAATTCAGGAAGGAAGAGCTTGCTGTC is a genomic window of Veillonellaceae bacterium containing:
- a CDS encoding LysR family transcriptional regulator, which encodes MDLSQLEYFRALAHIRHFTKAAASISISQSALSRSITKLENELGHPLFDRTGHEISLTPDGQRFLIHVERALSEIEEGRRELLDHENDPQGGIINLSFIHSLGTYMLPVLLSEFKVQNPSTRFNLQQNDSTLLAQGLIDGTSDLCLGSTMITMKHIAWSYLYSEEIYITVPLHHRLADWEQTALKDIENEPFVTMKPSYSLRILTNRVCALANVHPKVIFEGDDTNTIASLVASNLGVSLLPKIPGSNAIGIRQIHVSFPSCKREIGIAWNMTRPLSPAALRFHQFIVKRFADKRSSTVR
- a CDS encoding IS3 family transposase, with translation MESLCRLSKVSRAAYYGWLNHIKSGRELLREKVAQEVMKTHQEYPDMGYRRINDWIKKDDNININVSDSLVLRIMRILNIKSVIKYKTDGCTRNAKDPKYIFENLLNRDFDAGVSNARWMTDVTEFKYTTADGVLHKLYLSAIIDGHDRRIVSYVIGDRNNTALAFETMEKALKENPGEHPMIHTDRGFQYTSNGFHKIVEKAGLVHSMSRVGCCADNGLMEGFWGMLKRERYYTRKFTSRKAVVSMINGYIYFYNNKRIQRKLHLLAPMEVFNAAPMAA
- a CDS encoding hemagglutinin repeat-containing protein, with translation MTGDRVVVKSGRDLSLSSLSDTETYKNDRKGGSLSLAFDGRGPSGIAGEADKGKTRSVYESVSTQSGIYGGKEGVLVSAGETLSMKGAVIGSLARAEKNLVSAGELDIEDIRNHAEYTSENKGVGYSANREYDEAKGREKAYGWNGLSKEDANLLNENYNKEGIIPKLYTGAKGKASSVTRSAITEGTLSIADPKTDRERINRNTENSLNKLGRIFDKTKVEERQELARLFAKNVNEAIHKLSEKEGWKEGGAEKIALHSVFAGIEGELSGGGFLSGAAGGVNEALVGKLTRALGRNNPDLVQAASAVLGYATNKLAGQEGMAGAALAQYGTKWNNYGPRPWQDGAYIVDMYGNLWIVNDGEDQFVDPDEQMPGGAIFWMQNPEPGEQSFGWDYKYHDDGTADYIPGDVRTYGYNGRTVGESEVIDFSQGIVSEGFVYKVNQVLGKNLPLSQAGSFIYSTVKDGYIGNYSMKRMQERALFGVAASFGVSEAVGITLGQGPLTPGIIIFDTALAGGAGALLDNLKDRILPEESKQQIDTEDRESFNKILEGPD
- a CDS encoding PLP-dependent aspartate aminotransferase family protein; translation: MDIKTICIHGGDWKDPTGCISVPIFQSATFGHPELGQSTGYDYTRVQNPTRESTEKLVAALEHCCDCTSYSSGMAAISMVMELFKPGDTIISSDDLYGGSIRLFRFVNEKNGLNFRYVNTSHLDDVEKAFDETVKAVYIETPTNPMMQITDIKAIADIAHAHGALLIADNTFMSPYFCNPADLGADIILHSGTKYLAGHNDTLAGFVACKDKEIAEKLRFLYKTVGGCLAPWDSWLVTRGIKTLALRMEAAQKNSQILAEWLSSQKKITKVLYPGLPGFENKDIHDKQSRGAGAMLSFYTDTHETALEILKNVKLIRFAESLGGVESLITYPATQTHSDLTEEERQSRGITECLLRLSVGIEDAGDLIADLSQAIG
- a CDS encoding pyridoxal phosphate-dependent aminotransferase, with protein sequence MKLSDLDTVIDRRGTGCLKYDFAVQRGQPADVLPFWIADMDFKVAEPILDALRKRVDHGIFGYSESGESYFEALKNWQKENYGWVIEPEWLIKTPGVVPAINLAVKALTKEGDGILINRPVYYPFLEAIRKNGRKLVNSPLIRKNDHYELDFDDLEAKIKAENVKLALLCSPHNPVGRVWTKEELSRYADICIRNGVKIVADEIHEDFTYPGFTHTTFATISKEAAQNAIICTAPSKTFNIAGLQTSNILIPNPEIRKAFQDALDSFGYDQLNTMGLVACEAAYRYGREWLDTVKEYIRLNVDFLRDYLKENLPKMKLIEPEGTYLLWIDASAYGLSDKDLEHKVTHDCHLWLDMGYIFGPEGNGFLRFNPACPRETLIKGLTLLKEGFEGK
- a CDS encoding helix-turn-helix domain-containing protein, with the protein product MLDQIASYLYQGVTITQAAENLHMSRITFRKWVLRYKEEGFKGLRPRQHLSYYSNQMKIQAVKEYLKGGVSMLSVCAKYRISGTLSLKTWIEAYNEHKLTDLVSEGGDLMGKRQQSVKEERVRIVQECIASGCDYNKIAKKYNMSYQTLYTWVKKFKEMGEVGLEDYRGKPIRLQTPRTEEEQLRQENARLLEEQKDLIAEIALLKKKMEIEERLRSSKDSALLTFSEILKP
- a CDS encoding MFS transporter, translating into MPSLFFVVFAIVIVVTRPFVGYLFDYHGPDYTVYPGFGLFALGFILFSQAHSPFTLLFSGAILGVGFGALAPAFQTLAVQSAPAARAGVATSTYFWSLDISVGLAAAILGAVAGSEGYPFMYGVVCLASALAGLAYYFFWRKTSGKRVMKRAAAEA